The Thermosynechococcus sp. HN-54 DNA segment CGTCAGCTGGGGCAGATAAACTGCTTGGATGCTATCAAGAATCGCCAGATGGGGTTGCAGATGGCTCAGTTCCTGCAAAATAACGTCTAAATCCGTTTCTGCCAAAAGGTAAAGGGAAGGGGGGGCAGCAATGCCCAAGCGTTGCGATCGCAATTTCACCTGTTGCGCCGATTCCTCAGCACAAACATAGAGCACCCGCCACTCTTGCCCCAAAGAGGCTGCCATTTGCAACAACAGTGTGGACTTGCCAATCCCCGGTTCCCCTGCCACCAACACCAGTGAGCCAGCAACAATTCCCCCTCCCAAGACGCGATCCAACTCGGCAAATCCAGAGGAAGAACGACTTTGTGCCTGTTCGCTAATCTCTCCTAGAGCTTTGGCACTGAGGGGTTGGGGAGTTGTCGATTTTCGGGGGGTTGTGCGTCGAGCAGCGGTCTCTACTGGGGTAACCACCTGCTCATCAAGGGTATTCCACTGACCACAATTGGGACAGCGACCAAAGTATTGCAGAGACTCGGCACCACACTCGCGGCAGATGTACAGTACTTTAGGCTTGGGCATTCCTTGCCCTATTGCACAGCCAACAGTTCAACGTCAAAAATCAGTGTCGCATTGGGTGGAATCACCCCGCCGGCACCGCGTGCACCATAGCCTAAGTTTGGGGGAATAATCAGCCGCCGCTGCCCCCCCACCTGCATCGAGCCAACTCCTTCATCCCAGCCTTTGATGACTTGACCGACACCAATTTGGAACTGGAAGGGTTGACCGCGATCGCGGGAGCTATCAAAAATGCGGCCATCGGTGAGCATCCCTGTGTAGTGCACTGTCACCCGATCGCCCACTTGGGGCTGTACCCCTGAACCAACAACAATGTCCTCGTATTGCAAACCTGAGGGGGTAGTCACCACCTTTGAAGAACCCATCAGTCCCGCAGCCTCCGTTGACGCCTCTAGCGGTACACTGGCGATCGCGCTCGGAGCGGCCACCATCCATACCACCACTAGGACAATACCACAGAGAAGCCAGCCGTAGGCTCGATGCACCTGTTGTCTTACCATGAGCGATTTCTTAACTCCCTAACATCCCGTTCTAGGCGGTCAATACGTCCCCGCAGTTCGTCAATTTCCGACTGCTTTGGCACCCCCAAGCTTTCTAAAAATTGGCGCGTTTGCCGTTGTACGGCTTCATCGAGGGAGGCGGCATCTTCCCTGAGGTGAGCAAGGACATCCTCCACCATTGCCTTGGCTTGGTCGGCATTGAGGCGTCCCTCCTTTACCCATTGGTCGCTCACTTGACGCAACTTTTCGGCCACGAGGGAAGTGGTGCCAACACCAATTAAAAGCAATTGCTGAAGCAGATTGTGCTGGTTCATGGGGCACGTTCAAAACGCCTATCTTGTATTGTGCCACCGCCTCCTAGGCTTGGGTTAAGATGAGAAGGATATCAAGTTGTACGGGTTGGCATTGCCAGCGAGGTTGAGGATGGTTGAAAAAATTGCCATGGGTCTGTGGGCGTTTTCAGCAGTCGGCCTGATTGTCTTGGTCTTGCTCCACAGTCCGAAGGGGGATGGCCTTGGTGGTATTGGTGGTCAGGCACAGCTCTTTACCAGCACCAGAAGTGCAGAAACCACATTAAACCGTGCCACTTGGACATTGACAGTGTTGTTCATGGCACTTACGGTTGCCCTGAGTGCCGGTTGGTTGCGCTCGATTTAGCTGAAGTCGGGTGTCTCTCTCCTTTGCGATTCGCGCCGCTACACCAGCGGATGTGCCCACTATTTTCCAACTGATTCAGGCGCTTGCCGCCTATGAAAAGCTCAGCCATGCGCTAAGCGGTACAGAGGAGGCGCTGCGGCAGCACTTGTTTGGCGATCGCCCCTATGCCGAGGTACTCCTTGCCCACACCCCCTCAGATGTCATTGGCTACGCCCTCTTTTTCACCACCTACTCCACGTTCCTGACTCGCCCCGGTCTTTGGTTAGAGGATTTGTTTGTCCTACCCGCCTATCGTCGCCAAGGGGTGGGCACAGCATTACTCAAAGCCCTAGCACAACTAGCCAGCGATCGCGACTATGGCCGCATCGAGTGGAGTGTT contains these protein-coding regions:
- a CDS encoding FKBP-type peptidyl-prolyl cis-trans isomerase → MVRQQVHRAYGWLLCGIVLVVVWMVAAPSAIASVPLEASTEAAGLMGSSKVVTTPSGLQYEDIVVGSGVQPQVGDRVTVHYTGMLTDGRIFDSSRDRGQPFQFQIGVGQVIKGWDEGVGSMQVGGQRRLIIPPNLGYGARGAGGVIPPNATLIFDVELLAVQ
- a CDS encoding phasin family protein produces the protein MNQHNLLQQLLLIGVGTTSLVAEKLRQVSDQWVKEGRLNADQAKAMVEDVLAHLREDAASLDEAVQRQTRQFLESLGVPKQSEIDELRGRIDRLERDVRELRNRSW
- the secG gene encoding preprotein translocase subunit SecG produces the protein MVEKIAMGLWAFSAVGLIVLVLLHSPKGDGLGGIGGQAQLFTSTRSAETTLNRATWTLTVLFMALTVALSAGWLRSI
- a CDS encoding GNAT family N-acetyltransferase, which translates into the protein MSLSFAIRAATPADVPTIFQLIQALAAYEKLSHALSGTEEALRQHLFGDRPYAEVLLAHTPSDVIGYALFFTTYSTFLTRPGLWLEDLFVLPAYRRQGVGTALLKALAQLASDRDYGRIEWSVLDWNTTAIQFYERIGATVLPDWRICRLNGEPLQRLASSKKAE